The Pedobacter roseus genome contains a region encoding:
- a CDS encoding polysaccharide biosynthesis protein, which translates to MVRKQTEGRTRSRWLIFLIDQVIVCWSLSLSLFVVMQFNFSIVQRGYFFIYLFSYLLITSSVFLAMRIHTGIVRYANLDDVYRIFMATLISGICYWLFIELIVTPYLKKGWTGFNLALIFNFFISSSLLILLRVYVRQGYNHLNIPSEHKVETVLIYSRTGSAIILKQALEAQRENNFNILGYINNDPDKVGKYIQQKKIYHSSSISYLKKKFKLEKVLICGDDLDYGERKSILDKCMSEDIKVSLLPPPSQWACGRLSNSQIKELNINDLLQREPIVLNKEKILSEITGKRVLVTGAAGSIGSEIVRQLIGYSPELIILCDQAESPLHELQLELMDRYPDCRVVIFMANIQDRLRTYQLFDLYRPELVFHAAAYKHVPLMENNPTEAIMTNVFGTKNIASLSKRFEVEKFVMISTDKAVNPTNVMGATKRLAEIYIQTLQNNENENFNHTGTRFITTRFGNVLGSNGSVVPRFRAQIDAGGPVTVTHPEITRYFMTIPEAVELVMEAASMGKGGEIFVFDMGEAIKIVDLAINMIKLAGLAPQKDIDIVFTGLRPGEKLYEELLNNEEATMATHHRKIKIARVKHYLSGAVEELLDNLWKAKCSGNEIDMIGLIKKMIPEYRSNNSVFEKLDSPVAV; encoded by the coding sequence ATGGTACGGAAACAAACTGAGGGCAGAACCCGCTCGAGATGGTTGATTTTTTTGATTGATCAGGTCATTGTATGCTGGTCTTTATCGCTTTCCTTATTTGTGGTGATGCAGTTCAATTTTTCGATTGTACAGCGTGGTTATTTTTTTATCTATCTTTTTAGCTACCTGCTTATTACGAGTTCTGTATTCCTGGCGATGCGTATCCATACCGGAATTGTAAGGTACGCTAACCTCGATGATGTATACCGGATTTTTATGGCCACGCTTATATCTGGCATTTGTTATTGGCTATTTATAGAACTCATTGTTACACCCTATCTCAAAAAAGGGTGGACGGGATTTAATCTTGCGCTGATCTTCAATTTTTTCATCTCTAGTTCATTGCTCATACTGTTGCGGGTTTATGTGAGGCAGGGCTATAACCATTTGAATATCCCGTCAGAGCATAAGGTAGAAACGGTTTTAATTTACAGTAGAACCGGATCGGCCATCATTCTGAAACAGGCACTTGAAGCACAAAGGGAGAACAACTTTAATATTTTGGGGTACATTAACAACGATCCGGATAAGGTTGGGAAGTATATCCAGCAGAAAAAAATCTACCATTCCTCATCGATCAGTTACCTCAAGAAAAAATTTAAGCTCGAAAAGGTACTCATCTGTGGCGATGATCTCGATTATGGCGAGCGGAAAAGCATATTAGACAAGTGCATGAGTGAAGATATAAAAGTATCGCTCTTGCCGCCTCCGAGCCAATGGGCCTGTGGGAGGTTATCCAATAGCCAGATTAAGGAGCTAAATATTAATGACCTGTTGCAGCGCGAGCCCATTGTACTCAACAAAGAGAAGATTCTTTCAGAGATTACCGGAAAGCGTGTTTTGGTTACCGGTGCTGCAGGATCTATTGGTTCAGAAATTGTAAGGCAGCTCATCGGTTATTCACCAGAGCTGATTATCCTTTGCGACCAGGCAGAATCACCGCTACATGAGCTTCAGCTCGAGCTAATGGACCGTTATCCGGATTGCAGGGTGGTCATTTTTATGGCAAATATTCAGGACAGGCTCAGGACTTATCAGCTTTTCGATCTGTATCGTCCTGAGCTAGTATTTCATGCAGCGGCCTATAAACACGTTCCGTTGATGGAGAACAATCCAACAGAAGCCATTATGACCAATGTTTTTGGAACCAAAAATATCGCTTCGCTCTCCAAACGTTTCGAGGTTGAAAAGTTTGTGATGATTTCGACCGATAAAGCAGTTAACCCCACCAATGTGATGGGGGCAACTAAAAGGCTTGCCGAAATTTACATTCAGACCCTGCAAAATAATGAAAACGAAAATTTTAACCATACAGGTACACGTTTTATTACCACCCGGTTTGGCAACGTACTGGGCTCGAACGGCTCTGTAGTTCCCCGGTTTCGTGCCCAGATAGATGCTGGTGGACCGGTTACTGTTACCCACCCGGAAATTACCAGGTATTTTATGACCATCCCCGAAGCAGTAGAACTGGTGATGGAAGCAGCCTCGATGGGGAAAGGCGGTGAGATTTTTGTTTTTGACATGGGCGAAGCCATAAAAATTGTCGACCTCGCCATTAATATGATCAAACTTGCAGGCCTCGCGCCGCAAAAGGATATCGATATCGTTTTTACCGGCTTGCGTCCCGGAGAAAAGCTGTACGAGGAACTGCTCAATAACGAAGAGGCAACAATGGCCACCCATCACCGTAAAATTAAAATTGCCCGTGTGAAACATTATTTGTCAGGAGCAGTAGAGGAGTTGCTGGACAATTTATGGAAAGCAAAATGCAGTGGCAATGAGATTGATATGATTGGCCTTATTAAAAAGATGATACCCGAATACAGAAGTAATAATTCCGTTTTCGAAAAACTCGATAGCCCGGTGGCAGTTTAA
- the glmS gene encoding glutamine--fructose-6-phosphate transaminase (isomerizing) codes for MCGIVGYIGNREAFPVLINGLRRLEYRGYDSAGIAFLDDGLKVVKKSGKVAVLEAACNNIKIASRIGIAHTRWATHGSPSDANAHPHISPNGKLAIVHNGIIENYASLKTALLSKGHVFTSETDTEVLIHLIEEVQERTGLDLAESVRLALHNVTGAYAIVIIDEDNPGRLIAARKGSPLVIGVGKNEYFVASDATPLIEYTKNIVYLNDNEIACVAYDGISIFNLDNIPQVPFVQELEMEIEMLEKGGYNHFMLKEIHEQAKSIRECMRGRVYPEQGKIALGGIASFDGLLKNAERIVIVACGTSWHAGLIGEYLIEKYARIPVEVEYASEFRYRDPVIRSNDLVIAISQSGETADTLSAIDLAKKMGAVVLGICNVVGSSVSRATDGGIYTHVGPEVGVASTKAFSGQVTVLTMLALYLAQLKETLSKEERSNCIHSLWKLPEFVEEALKCEDQVQRIAYGMLRSRNCIYLGRGCAFPVALEGALKLKEISYIHAEGYPAAEMKHGPIALIDEEMTVIFIATNHSYHEKIINNIQEVRARKGKVIAIVSNAGGEVAALSDEVVQIPHSDEFLLPILAAIPLQLLAYHVALIRGCNVDQPRNLAKSVTVE; via the coding sequence ATGTGTGGAATAGTTGGTTACATAGGAAACAGGGAGGCATTCCCTGTTTTGATTAATGGCTTGCGCCGTTTAGAATACCGTGGTTACGACAGTGCCGGAATTGCCTTTCTTGATGATGGACTTAAAGTCGTAAAAAAATCAGGAAAGGTTGCCGTTCTCGAAGCTGCCTGTAACAATATAAAAATTGCCTCCAGAATTGGTATTGCTCATACCCGATGGGCTACTCATGGGTCACCAAGCGATGCCAATGCACATCCTCATATTTCTCCGAACGGAAAACTGGCCATTGTACATAATGGGATTATTGAAAACTATGCCTCGCTGAAAACAGCCCTTTTATCTAAAGGACATGTGTTTACCAGCGAAACCGATACCGAGGTGCTGATCCATTTGATTGAGGAGGTACAAGAACGTACAGGACTTGATCTTGCCGAATCTGTTCGGCTGGCATTACACAACGTTACCGGGGCCTATGCAATTGTGATTATAGATGAGGATAATCCGGGGCGCCTGATTGCTGCCAGAAAAGGCAGTCCCTTGGTAATAGGTGTTGGTAAAAACGAATATTTTGTAGCTTCAGATGCTACTCCGCTTATCGAATATACCAAAAATATAGTTTACCTGAACGACAATGAGATCGCTTGCGTGGCTTATGATGGGATCAGTATTTTTAACCTCGATAACATTCCGCAGGTGCCCTTTGTACAGGAGCTGGAAATGGAAATTGAAATGCTTGAAAAAGGCGGCTACAATCATTTTATGCTTAAAGAGATCCACGAACAGGCAAAATCGATTCGTGAGTGTATGCGGGGCAGGGTTTACCCCGAACAGGGGAAAATTGCCTTAGGTGGCATTGCTTCCTTTGACGGTTTATTGAAAAATGCAGAGAGGATTGTTATCGTGGCCTGCGGTACCTCCTGGCATGCGGGATTAATAGGCGAATACCTGATTGAAAAGTATGCCCGTATTCCCGTTGAGGTTGAATATGCTTCCGAATTTAGGTACCGCGATCCTGTTATTCGCAGCAACGATCTCGTAATTGCCATATCCCAATCAGGCGAAACCGCCGATACCCTTTCTGCAATTGATTTGGCCAAAAAGATGGGCGCTGTTGTTTTGGGGATATGTAATGTGGTGGGTTCATCCGTATCGCGGGCTACAGATGGGGGAATTTATACGCACGTAGGCCCCGAAGTGGGCGTAGCATCTACCAAGGCATTTTCTGGTCAGGTAACGGTGCTCACCATGTTGGCGCTTTATCTTGCACAGCTCAAAGAAACGTTATCGAAAGAAGAACGCAGTAATTGTATCCATTCGCTTTGGAAATTGCCCGAATTTGTTGAAGAGGCATTGAAATGTGAAGATCAGGTGCAGCGCATTGCTTACGGAATGTTGCGCAGCAGGAACTGTATCTATTTAGGTCGTGGATGCGCCTTTCCGGTAGCGCTTGAGGGCGCCCTTAAACTTAAAGAAATCTCGTACATCCATGCCGAAGGGTACCCGGCTGCCGAAATGAAACACGGTCCAATTGCCCTTATTGATGAAGAAATGACCGTTATTTTTATTGCGACCAATCATTCCTATCACGAAAAAATAATCAACAATATACAGGAAGTAAGGGCAAGAAAAGGCAAGGTTATCGCCATTGTTTCGAATGCTGGCGGAGAAGTGGCAGCACTTTCTGATGAGGTTGTTCAGATTCCCCATTCGGATGAATTTCTGCTGCCCATCCTTGCTGCCA